The Bubalus bubalis isolate 160015118507 breed Murrah chromosome 1, NDDB_SH_1, whole genome shotgun sequence genome includes a region encoding these proteins:
- the CPN2 gene encoding carboxypeptidase N subunit 2, which produces MPPGAWLRWACLLLLARPTLPCPQGCDCFIQEVFCSDEGLAAVPLDIPPHATDIIFVETSFTVVGSRAFSSSPNLTKVVFLNTRVCHFRPDAFGGLPGLQDLEITGGNFSNFSADIFSNLISLSKFTLNFNMLEALPEGLFQHMDGLESLQLQGNRLQTLPQRLFQPLRYLKTLNLAQNLLAYLPEELFHPLGRLQTLRLSNNQLASLPRGLFSRLGSLQELFLDGNSISELPPEVFTQLSCLEKLWLQHNAISHLPGSVFSALPNLTFLSLQGNVLQTLPAGLFAQSPGLVSLSLSHNQLETVPEAAFANLTSLGSLTLSHNALTHLPAGVFRGLKGLVKLYLSSNNLTVLHPALFQNLSKLELLSLSRNLLTTLPEGIFDTNDNLFNLALYGNPWQCDCHLAYLFSWLHQYSDWLFNIQTYCAGPAYLKGQVVPALKEEQLVCPITRDHLGFQAALGPDDREPGGAWDLVAEERAARSRCTYSNPEGTVVVACDKARCRWLNVQLSPRQGLGSPGLPINASQEWDLKSSCGSVRVTVSIEALAGEP; this is translated from the coding sequence ATGCCGCCCGGAGCCTGGCTGCGCTGGGCCTGCCTCCTGCTCCTGGCCAggcccaccctgccctgcccccagggctGTGACTGCTTCATCCAGGAGGTGTTCTGCTCGGATGAGGGGCTCGCCGCTGTCCCACTGGACATCCCGCCACACGCCACAGACATCATCTTTGTGGAGACCTCGTTCACTGTGGTAGGCTCCAGGGCCTTCAGCAGCAGCCCCAACCTGACCAAGGTGGTCTTCCTCAACACCCGGGTGTGCCACTTCAGGCCGGATGCCTTCGGGGGCCTTCCGGGGCTCCAGGATCTGGAGATCACCGGGGGCAACTTCTCCAACTTCAGCGCCGACATCTTCTCCAACCTGATCTCGCTGAGCAAGTTCACCCTCAACTTCAACATGCTGGAGGCTCTGCCCGAGGGCCTCTTCCAGCACATGGATGGCCTGGAGTCCCTCCAGCTGCAGGGCAACCGGCTCCAGACCCTGCCCCAGAGGCTTTTCCAGCCTCTGAGATATCTTAAGACCCTCAACCTAGCACAGAACCTCCTGGCCTACCTGCCCGAGGAGCTCTTCCACCCCCTCGGCCGCCTGCAGACCCTGAGGCTGAGCAACAACCAGCTGGCAAGTCTGCCCCGGGGGCTCTTCAGCCGTCTGGGCAGCCTGCAGGAACTCTTCCTAGATGGAAACTCCATCTCCGAGCTGCCCCCAGAAGTGTTCACTCAgctctcctgcctggagaagctgTGGCTGCAGCACAATGCCATCAGTCACCTGCCTGGGTCTGTCTTCTCTGCCTTGCCCAACCTGACCTTCTTGAGCCTGCAGGGCAATGTGCTGCAGACCCTGCCTGCCGGCCTCTTCGCCCAGTCCCCCGGCCTGGTCAGCCTGTCCCTGTCCCACAATCAGCTGGAGACAGTCCCCGAGGCAGCCTTTGCCAACCTGACCAGTCTTGGGTCCCTCACGCTCTCGCACAACGCCCTCACCCATCTGCCGGCCGGTGTGTTCAGAGGCCTCAAGGGGCTGGTCAAGCTCTACCTGAGCAGCAATAACCTGACGGTCCTGCACCCCGCCCTCTTCCAGAACCTGTCCAAGCTCGAGCTGCTCAGCCTCTCCAGGAATCTCCTGACCACGCTCCCTGAGGGCATCTTCGACACCAATGACAACCTGTTCAACCTGGCCCTGTATGGGAACCCCTGGCAGTGTGACTGCCACCTGGCCTATCTCTTTAGCTGGCTGCATCAGTACAGCGACTGGCTCTTCAACATCCAGACCTACTGTGCCGGTCCTGCCTACCTCAAGGGCCAGGTGGTGCCCGCGCTGAAGGAGGAGCAGTTGGTGTGCCCCATCACCCGGGACCACCTGGGCTTCCAGGCTGCTCTGGGGCCAGACGACAGGGAGCCAGGGGGTGCCTGGGATCTGGTTGCGGAGGAAAGGGCGGCCAGGAGCCGGTGCACCTACAGCAATCCTGAGGGAACCGTGGTGGTGGCTTGTGACAAGGCCCGGTGTCGCTGGCTGAACGTCCAGCTGTCCCCCAGGCAGGGCTTGGGCTCCCCAGGACTACCCATCAATGCCAGTCAGGAGTGGGACTTGAAGTCCAGCTGTGGCTCTGTGAGGGTCACTGTGTCCATTGAGGCTCTGGCAGGGGAGCCATAG